A window from Armatimonadota bacterium encodes these proteins:
- a CDS encoding SGNH/GDSL hydrolase family protein, translating into MNPMRPLWQSERPLTWLFAGDSITQGAVFTRGWRDYVGLFRERLWELGRTEDVVVNTAVAGWTVAKLAPRIEERILRFRPDRVFLMFGTNDAGAGPDGIARFAQDYAAVIGECRRQGIEDLVVQTAVPGLPVEAEHMVEAHYGAPADGLRTAMAHLPAYVEATRAAARELGVALVDHWSAWRALGPIVGGLLNAGFHPNEYGHRLIAHTIFHTCGMWDDASWTCRLFVPIDASAPAGASGGMQA; encoded by the coding sequence ATGAACCCGATGCGGCCCCTGTGGCAATCTGAACGCCCGCTGACCTGGCTCTTCGCGGGCGACAGCATCACCCAAGGCGCCGTGTTCACCCGCGGCTGGCGCGACTATGTCGGGCTTTTCCGCGAACGACTGTGGGAGCTGGGGCGCACCGAGGACGTCGTCGTCAACACCGCGGTGGCGGGTTGGACCGTGGCGAAGCTGGCGCCGCGCATCGAGGAGCGCATTCTCCGCTTTCGCCCCGACCGGGTCTTCCTCATGTTCGGCACCAATGACGCCGGCGCCGGGCCGGACGGAATCGCGCGCTTCGCCCAGGACTACGCCGCGGTCATCGGGGAATGCCGCCGCCAGGGGATCGAGGATCTCGTCGTCCAGACCGCCGTTCCCGGGCTGCCGGTGGAGGCCGAGCACATGGTGGAAGCCCACTACGGCGCGCCGGCGGACGGCTTGCGCACGGCGATGGCGCATCTGCCGGCGTACGTCGAGGCCACGCGCGCGGCGGCGAGAGAGCTGGGCGTGGCGCTGGTGGATCACTGGTCGGCGTGGCGCGCGCTGGGGCCGATCGTGGGCGGACTGCTCAACGCCGGTTTCCACCCTAACGAGTACGGGCATCGCCTGATTGCGCACACCATCTTCCACACGTGCGGGATGTGGGATGACGCGAGCTGGACCTGCCGCCTCTTCGTGCCGATAGACGCCTCTGCGCCCGCCGGCGCGAGTGGGGGGATGCAAGCGTAA
- a CDS encoding radical SAM protein, protein MDVILHLTQDCQLACVYCYGGRKRACAMAWDTARRAIDLLFDHSSAEMPSKLTFFGGEPLLELPLLKRCVDYAKARRADTGHPLRLEVATNGLAADAATIEYCLSQEMEVTLSFDGVAAAQDATRRYGNGGSSFADTQAAMHRLLPHFPELAICAVVSPENVQYLPLSIDFFLAAGVRRLMLNPNFFARWGDSQLDLWRRGYEHAAGRFIEEYRCGRAVNVGFITAKVVTHLKGGYDLCDCCDFGQKEIAVAPSGNIYPCQRMVGEDVGELGLMGDVFTGMNQAVCEQLADARQARNPECLQCDLRRRCRNWCSCVNHRLTGRFDCTGPLVCFHERMAIAIADRTASQLFRENNPTFLQTFYPETPISPEWL, encoded by the coding sequence ATGGACGTCATCCTGCATCTCACGCAGGACTGCCAACTCGCCTGCGTCTACTGCTATGGCGGACGCAAGCGGGCCTGCGCCATGGCCTGGGACACGGCCCGGCGCGCAATTGATTTACTGTTCGATCACTCCAGCGCAGAGATGCCTTCCAAGCTCACCTTCTTTGGGGGCGAACCGCTCCTTGAGTTGCCGCTGCTGAAGCGGTGCGTTGACTACGCGAAGGCCAGGCGTGCAGATACGGGCCACCCGCTCCGACTCGAGGTGGCGACCAACGGCCTGGCGGCGGACGCAGCCACCATCGAGTACTGCCTGTCGCAGGAGATGGAGGTCACGCTGTCCTTCGACGGCGTAGCGGCGGCCCAGGATGCCACCCGCCGCTATGGCAACGGCGGCTCCAGCTTCGCGGACACGCAGGCCGCCATGCATCGGCTCCTGCCGCATTTCCCGGAGCTCGCGATCTGCGCGGTCGTAAGCCCGGAAAACGTGCAATACCTGCCGTTGAGCATTGACTTCTTCCTCGCCGCGGGGGTTCGGCGACTGATGCTGAATCCGAACTTCTTCGCGCGCTGGGGCGACAGCCAGCTCGACCTCTGGCGGCGCGGTTACGAGCACGCGGCTGGGCGCTTCATAGAGGAATATCGCTGCGGACGCGCGGTCAACGTGGGCTTCATCACGGCCAAGGTCGTCACCCATCTCAAGGGCGGCTACGATCTGTGCGACTGCTGCGATTTCGGACAGAAGGAGATCGCGGTCGCCCCCAGCGGAAACATCTACCCGTGTCAGCGCATGGTGGGCGAGGATGTGGGGGAGCTGGGGCTGATGGGGGACGTCTTCACCGGGATGAACCAAGCGGTGTGTGAGCAACTGGCCGATGCTCGGCAGGCCCGTAACCCGGAGTGCCTACAATGCGACCTGCGGCGCCGGTGCCGCAACTGGTGCTCATGCGTGAACCACCGCTTGACCGGCAGGTTCGACTGCACCGGCCCCCTCGTCTGCTTTCACGAGCGGATGGCGATCGCGATCGCGGATCGCACCGCCTCCCAGCTCTTCCGCGAGAACAACCCGACTTTCCTGCAGACCTTCTACCCTGAAACTCCCATCAGCCCGGAATGGCTGTGA